The following proteins are co-located in the Diorhabda carinulata isolate Delta chromosome 4, icDioCari1.1, whole genome shotgun sequence genome:
- the LOC130892299 gene encoding facilitated trehalose transporter Tret1-2 homolog has product MSLGISIAWMSPVIPKLMSNNTDINPLGEAISTLQVSLIPVLLFSSTTLTYPLWAKVVDRIGRRTTLRLLAVILLFSLTTTAFANHYYIYCVTLAGTGSSVAGSMLSASLYINEISEDSYRGTLGCLLGLQIPLGLLYGFVCGALFNVRVFTLLCAAPAVIHLILSPFIPESPVYLITNHKRIEAVAALKKLGRTLDKSVTDMENEIVKATTSPNQKCFFEIFKNSNTRKAFFLASQMFVIEQFSGISIILAYVVTIIDNSQSTLTGNAVSIIIGLVKVATYLISLYLIDRIGRRKLILTSSFLCIFPIFFMGVYSYLSHIKSHAFDNLGWLLVTFVIFYVMAYSIGLGTVPMTFAGEVFPDDFRATGVALVLGIDQILACAISFSYPNLAELWGSHWCFWVCSFVTTIGFINMFFTVPETKGKSFAEIQKMLSK; this is encoded by the coding sequence ATGTCTTTGGGAATTTCAATCGCGTGGATGTCACCAGTTATACCGAAACTAATGTCGAACAATACAGACATCAATCCTTTGGGAGAAGCAATATCGACACTTCAAGTTTCTTTGATACCAGTTCTTCTGTTTTCTTCTACCACTTTAACATATCCACTGTGGGCAAAAGTTGTTGATAGAATTGGAAGACGAACTACCTTAAGACTTCTTGCTGTTAttcttttatttagtttaaCGACTACAGCGTTTGcgaatcattattatatttattgtgttACATTAGCAGGTACTGGATCCAGTGTTGCAGGTTCAATGCTTTCCGCATCTCTTTACATCAATGAAATATCAGAAGATAGCTACAGAGGAACATTAGGCTGTTTATTGGGATTACAAATACCATTAGGACTTCTTTATGGTTTTGTTTGTGGAGCATTGTTCAATGTTAGAGTTTTCACTTTGCTTTGCGCAGCACCCGCTGTTATCCATCTGATATTGTCGCCTTTCATACCAGAGTCGCCTGTTTATTTGATAACAAATCATAAACGAATTGAAGCGGTTGCTGCACTGAAAAAATTGGGACGTACTTTAGATAAATCGGTTACTGATATGGAAAACGAAATTGTAAAAGCCACTACCTCCCCAAACCAGaaatgttttttcgaaatttttaagaaCAGTAACACGAGAAAGGCATTCTTTTTAGCATCACAAATGTTTGTTATCGAACAATTTTCTGGTATATCTATTATATTAGCTTACGTTGTAACTATTATAGACAATTCCCAGTCAACTTTGACAGGCAATGCAGTAAGTATAATAATAGGTTTAGTAAAAGTAGCTACATATTTGATCTCACTTTATCTAATAGATAGAATAGGAAGGAGAAAACTAATACTTACTTCTTCTTTTCTATGTATCTTTCCCATATTTTTCATGGGAGTTTATTCCTATCTCTCTCATATTAAATCACATGCATTTGATAATCTTGGATGGCTACTAGTAACATTTGTCATATTTTACGTAATGGCTTATTCAATAGGATTGGGAACAGTACCAATGACATTTGCTGGCGAAGTTTTTCCTGATGATTTTAGAGCTACCGGGGTAGCTCTTGTTTTAGGTATAGATCAAATTTTAGCTTGCGCTATATCTTTTTCTTACCCCAATTTAGCTGAATTGTGGGGATCTCATTGGTGTTTTTGGGTCTGTAGTTTTGTAACCACAATTggttttataaatatgttttttactGTGCCCGAAACTAAAGGTAAATCTTTTgcggaaatacaaaaaatgttatcaaagtAA
- the LOC130892626 gene encoding facilitated trehalose transporter Tret1-like: protein MECNPVQIQVEFSKINLVTHKVWYKVSWFTYLYSLAAGLLVTSFGLSIGWSSPVLSKLHSNDTNINPLGAEITTIETSLVVSLPLIGTAASYLVWAKIADTLGRAIALRLVATILVFSLTITAFTTNIYLLCITLTITGASASGALLCVSIYNSEIAEENDRGKLGCLMAMQVPIGLLGAFIFGSFCSVRVFTLICAIPPILHLIFTCFLPESPVYLVSKNRIPEAIISLQKLRRTKTDEDIEEDVKKIKDVIRNTATAKKRNIFDIFRNRATKRGFFLSLEVFLVEQLSGISIILAYISVIFNEAGTGLSGDTVGILVGLVKMVTFLVATNFIDKYGRRLLLLISSICCMFPMLFLGIYFYLKSINSSLVENIHWVAILCVILYVIMYAIGLGNVPMAFVGEIFPDDLRAQGIACTLIFDELLVSLITFSFPLLSESIGTHWCFFICSISSFLGFICLYLTIPETKGKTFSEIQKILQGCN, encoded by the exons ATGGAATGCAATCCAGTCCAAATACAAGTGGaattctcaaaaattaatttagtaaCTCACAAAGTGTGGTACAAAGTATCTTGGTTCACATATTTATACAGTTTGGCAG ctGGTCTGTTGGTGACTTCGTTCGGTTTGAGTATTGGTTGGAGCTCTCCTGTATTGTCTAAGCTACATTCCAACGATACTAATATTAATCCTTTGGGTGCGGAAATAACAACTATTGAAACATCCCTAGTAGTTTCTCTTCCTTTAATTGGTACGGCGGCTTCTTACTTAGTATGGGCGAAGATAGCAGATACATTAGGAAGGGCGATAGCTTTAAGATTGGTTGCTACAATATTGGTTTTTAGTTTGACAATAACAGCATTTACTACGAATATATATCTACTTTGCATTACTTTGACAATAACTGGTGCAAGTGCTAGTGGAGCTTTATTATGTGTTTCTATTTATAACAGTGAAATAGCAGAAGAAAATGATAGAGGAAAGTTAGGTTGCTTAATGGCAATGCAAGTTCCCATTGGACTTTTGGGTGCTTTTATATTCGGTTCGTTTTGTAGTGTGAGAGTATTCACATTGATATGCGCAATACCTCCCATTCTACATTTAATTTTCACTTGTTTCCTACCTGAATCGCCCGTTTATttagtttctaaaaatagaatacCTGAAGCGATTATTTCTTTGCAAAAATTGAGAAGAACAAAAACCGATGAAGATATAGAAGAAGACGttaaaaagataaaagatgTTATAAGAAATACCGCTACGGctaaaaagagaaatatttttgatattttcagaaatcgtGCGACAAAAAGAGGATTTTTTCTCAGTCTTGAGGTATTTTTAGTTGAACAATTATCTGGTATATCTATAATTCTAGCTTATATAAGTGTGATTTTCAATGAAGCTGGTACTGGTTTATCCGGAGATACTGTCGGTATATTAGTGGGATTGGTTAAGATGGTGACGTTTTTAGTCGCTACCAATTTTATCGATAAATATGGAAGAAGATTACTGcttttaatttcatcaatttgTTGCATGTTTCCCATGTTGTTTCTAGGTATTTATTTCTACTTAAAATCTATAAACTCTTCTTTAGTCGAAAATATTCATTGGGTAGCCATTCTATGTGTCATTCTATATGTTATTATGTACGCTATAGGTCTTGGAAATGTACCTATGGCTTTTGTTGGAGAAATTTTTCCAGACGATTTAAGGGCGCAAGGTATAGCTTGTACTTTGATTTTCGACGAATTGCTCGTATCTTTAATAACTTTTAGTTTTCCATTGCTCTCCGAAAGTATTGGAACACATTGGTGTTTTTTTATATGCAGTATTTCCTCTTTTTTGGGATTCATATGTTTATATCTAACCATACCAGAAACTAAGGGCAAAACTTTCtccgaaattcaaaaaattttacaaggCTGcaattaa
- the LOC130892531 gene encoding facilitated trehalose transporter Tret1-like — translation MFNVHNPKTLVVVKKLNQVPWYTYFCSLTADLLMISTGMQISWYSPAFTKLLSNDSIVNPFGEPISMMQISILSILPSLAAVIMYIPWAKVLNTIGAKKTMRIMATIHICNLITIAFARNIIVYYVFLPLIGITAYGGVLALTVYNTEIAQDSHRGTINCIMSLHMPIGILIGYILGSVYSLKNSSLISTTPSIIFILLSLLIPESPYHLIFKQKNTEGYKALETLRGRKNVSEIELEYNKIKLTIDNDMLLRKLTKISDFVRCKSIRKAFLISTQLFIVEQLSGISFILGYVTVIFSKAGTGLSGDIVGILVGITKLVSFFPAVYYIDKLGRKTLILSSIFGCSVLMLLLGIFFYLDHIGSNLIGNIRWISILFTLIYILSYGIGLGNVPLAFAGEIFPKDVRSAGVATTLIIDTLVLSIVTFSFPLVSTTLGLHWCFWICAAASSIGFISIYFTMPETKGKSFLEIQNLLEN, via the exons ATGTTTAATGTACATAATCCCAAAACTCTCGTTGtggttaaaaaattgaatcaagtTCCATGGTACACCTACTTTTGCAGCTTAACAG CCGACTTGCTGATGATATCAACTGGTATGCAAATATCTTGGTATTCGCCTGCTTTCACAAAACTTCTTTCGAATGATTCTATTGTCAATCCATTCGGAGAGCCGATTTCAATGATGCAGATCTCTATTCTTAGTATACTACCATCGTTGGCAGCAGTTATCATGTACATACCTTGGGCGAAAGTATTGAATACTATTGGAGCTAAGAAGACCATGAGAATTATGGCAACCATACACATCTGCAATTTGATAACGATAGCTTTTGCAAGAAATATCATCGTTTACTATGTATTTCTACCATTAATTGGAATAACTGCTTATGGAGGTGTACTGGCTTTGACGGTGTATAATACTGAAATTGCACAAGATTCTCATAGAGGaacaataaattgtataatGTCATTGCATATGCCAATAGGAATTTTAATAGGTTACATTTTAGGATCAGTTTATAGCCTAAAAAATTCATCGTTAATAAGTACGACACCCtctatcatatttattctaCTTTCATTACTGATACCAGAATCTCCAtatcatttaatatttaaacaaaaaaataccgAAGGTTATAAAGCTTTAGAAACTTTAAGAGGTAGAAAGAACGTCAGTGAAATAGAActtgaatacaataaaataaaattaacaatcgATAATGATATGTTATTACGAAAATTGACTAAAATTTCAGACTTTGTTAGATGCAAATCCATAAGAAAAGCTTTTTTGATAAGTACCCAACTTTTTATTGTAGAGCAATTATCGGGAATATCATTTATATTGGGTTACGTGACGGTAATTTTTAGCAAAGCTGGTACTGGTTTATCAGGAGATATTGTCGGAATTCTTGTCGGAATAACGAAATTAGTATCATTTTTTCCGGCTGTATATTATATAGATAAATTGGGAAGAAAAACATTGATACTCAGTTCCATCTTTGGCTGTTCAGTTCTGATGTTACTTCTTGGtatctttttctatttagacCATATCGGTTCGAACTTAATTGGTAATATTAGATGGATATCAATACTTTTTACTCTGATTTACATATTATCGTATGGTATTGGATTAGGAAATGTACCTTTGGCATTCGCAGGAGAGATATTTCCTAAGGATGTAAGATCTGCTGGTGTAGCAACAACATTAATAATAGACACGTTAGTACTGAGTATCGTAACATTCAGTTTTCCCTTGGTTTCTACCACTTTAGGATTACATTGGTGTTTCTGGATATGCGCGGCAGCTTCATCAATTGGATTTATCAGTATTTATTTTACCATGCCAGAAACAAAGGGAAAatcttttttagaaatacaaaatcttttagaaaactaa